The Peribacillus sp. FSL P2-0133 genome has a segment encoding these proteins:
- a CDS encoding transporter substrate-binding domain-containing protein, translated as MKKLGLLSMFLILTIFISACGTNEEKNAGEEKEPEKVYKVGVDTTYPPFEFKEGNEYKGIDIELINAIAKDQDFKIKLSPMDFGGIIPAMQANQLDVAIAGMSITEERKKVVDFSTPYFDAGLTIVVKKDNTSTKTVKDLKGKTIAVKKGTTGAKYAQDNATKLGIKVVQFNDSPAMFQEVANGNADALIEDYPVISYAIAQKDLGLKIVGDRLNGDQYGIAVLKGQNEDLLKKINDGLANLKKDGTYDEIIKTYLGE; from the coding sequence ATGAAGAAACTTGGTTTATTGAGTATGTTTTTGATTCTAACTATCTTTATCTCGGCTTGTGGAACCAATGAAGAAAAAAATGCAGGTGAGGAAAAGGAACCTGAAAAGGTATATAAGGTTGGTGTGGATACGACTTATCCTCCTTTTGAATTTAAAGAGGGGAACGAATATAAAGGTATTGATATAGAATTGATCAATGCAATTGCGAAAGACCAGGATTTTAAAATCAAATTGTCTCCGATGGATTTTGGCGGCATCATTCCGGCTATGCAAGCCAATCAGCTTGATGTGGCCATTGCGGGCATGAGCATTACAGAGGAAAGAAAAAAGGTAGTAGATTTCTCAACACCATATTTTGATGCAGGATTAACAATAGTTGTTAAAAAAGATAATACAAGCACTAAAACTGTTAAAGATCTTAAAGGAAAAACCATTGCAGTCAAAAAAGGGACAACAGGTGCTAAGTATGCACAGGATAATGCTACTAAGCTAGGAATTAAAGTAGTTCAATTCAATGATAGTCCAGCGATGTTCCAGGAAGTGGCCAACGGTAATGCGGATGCTCTTATAGAAGATTACCCGGTAATCTCCTATGCGATTGCCCAAAAAGATCTTGGGTTGAAAATCGTAGGTGACCGTTTGAATGGTGACCAATATGGAATTGCTGTATTGAAAGGGCAAAACGAGGATTTATTGAAGAAAATAAATGATGGTCTTGCCAATCTGAAAAAAGACGGCACGTATGATGAAATAATTAAAACGTATCTTGGTGAATAA
- a CDS encoding amino acid ABC transporter permease: MDIIVAALPILLKGLQVTLYIFVIAIILGFLIGLVVALLRLAPIKILNWIAKVYVDAIRGTPFIVQLFFIYFGVNSLNLISLDSTTAGIITVAINAGAYFAEIIRAGIQSIDKGQTEAARSIGFTGTQTMRYVVLPQAFRRMLPTITNQSIISLKDTSLLSVIGIADLTQQGQIQASATFEAFKIWLAVGVIYFIIIYLLTLIANFIERRVQVR; encoded by the coding sequence ATGGATATAATTGTTGCGGCATTGCCTATTTTATTAAAAGGACTTCAGGTGACACTTTATATCTTTGTGATTGCCATTATCCTAGGTTTTTTGATTGGTTTAGTGGTGGCTTTGCTGCGACTTGCCCCCATCAAAATCTTGAACTGGATTGCAAAGGTTTATGTGGATGCGATACGAGGGACACCGTTCATCGTGCAGTTGTTCTTTATCTATTTTGGTGTGAATTCACTGAACTTGATTTCTTTGGACAGTACAACAGCTGGAATAATTACCGTTGCAATCAATGCAGGGGCATATTTTGCTGAAATAATAAGGGCGGGGATACAATCCATCGATAAAGGACAAACGGAAGCGGCAAGATCCATCGGGTTCACGGGTACTCAAACAATGAGGTATGTCGTGCTGCCGCAAGCCTTTAGAAGGATGCTCCCTACCATTACGAATCAATCGATCATCAGCTTGAAAGACACTTCGCTATTATCCGTCATTGGTATAGCCGATTTAACCCAGCAAGGTCAGATTCAAGCTTCGGCAACCTTTGAAGCATTCAAGATTTGGCTGGCCGTTGGTGTGATTTACTTTATCATCATCTATTTGTTAACCCTGATTGCTAATTTCATAGAAAGGAGGGTACAAGTTCGATGA